Within Styela clava chromosome 8, kaStyClav1.hap1.2, whole genome shotgun sequence, the genomic segment GTAGACTACACAACAGcacttcaaaatttgattttttcctGGTATGATGTGATTATTGTAAATTTATGAGAAGTCTCTTGAAAtgcccgtttttttttttttttttgagcaaTGTGAACAGCAATTCCACGCATCGGAAAAAGGTATTTGTTTGCTACATTGAAGatactgtatatattatacctttaatagaattaaaaatatatttacattgaaTCATTGTCAGAGTATACCCTTACAATCACGAAGTATAGCCAATACCCAAATGACTAGTTGAGTTTCTTATATATCATGGCCAACAAAACATGTGgtttttccatattttccaaaattttgttGCCTGTCACGGGATCAACATAATCGGCATACGTTATTTGTTTCTTAATTTCAAATCCAATATTCTGCGTGGCCCTCAAAGTATAAGCACTTGTGCAAATAGCAGTAATTATTTTCATTCCGCGTTGTCGAGCAATATTTTCGGTCCTGTATGAAAGCAAGataattttcataaataccAGAAATTTGTGTCCAATAGCTAACTGACTTCTCTTAGGATAAGGATacgaatttacatatttatcaagggggagaagaaagccgataagacggcttaaccatatggcgaaccacggtgtCTCGTCCTATTACCATTCCatgccgggtatgggattagttagttatttgtttttcggaagcatggactcgatggtggaggaagtcgtaaccgaccagcggttacgtgaaccaccctacggcggcgaggagtccagcgatcctctcgcacataactatcccgcatgggattcgaacctgcaaacccacgcataGTAATTAgcggtgcggtggcgagcgtattcctaacgcttagcaccaTGAACCACACAGCCGCGTGTTATTGTTATATCATCGCTTTGGACAAGGCCgtaaaaaggtagataaaaaaATCCTTAATAAACCGAATATTTATGGGTAAGTTGTGTTCTAGACGTGATTCCTGCTGAGATTATCACTGGTTTTAGCAAGAATTCAATTTGATTGACATGAAGTGATAATGCGTCGGTGAGAGTCTGTTTATACCCTGGCATagatactatttttttttataaaccataCCGTAATGTGTGATTCCATACTGGGAttcagagttggatcaattgtaattgtacttgatgtaattaattacagtttttcatgCAATTGTAATATACTGGaggcattttcattctgtgtgattgtaatttgctaaaattttggcTCAATTACACTTTCAATTAGACTAAATCTTAGTATTTTGAAAATGGATAAACATCAAACAAACTCTTCCGAAACCTGTGTTGAACCACTTCCTGCATCATTGtcagagttttttttaaatctttgagCAGCACTGAGGCATGCTGTAACAACTGCAAAAAGATACTTAAGTTCTCAACCAATGCTTCGTCAACCCCGATAACGCACTTGGAGAGATGTTCTCCCCATCTATATCCTAAATACATAAACTTCGAAAGAAAGCATCAGGAAAACACGATGAAGGCTAAGCTTGATCATAGGCAACCACCTATCAAGACCTTTTTCAAACTTCTTCCCAGCAATGGCAgaagattcaaaaaaaaaaaaaaacagaaaatcagAAAGTGAAGTAGATAGCTATTTGGTGgaagaaattttgcaatttgatgAAGACCCATCAATGTATTGGAAGAAAAAATCAGAAGAATTTTCCACGCTTGCTTTTTTTAGCCAAGGAATATTTGTGACTAACAGCAACATTAGCCCCGTCAGAAAGAGTTTTTTCAATTGCGGGTAACTATTATGCGGCAAGAAGAAATTTATTGGGTTCAGAAACCATTCGCAGCCTAATTTTCATCAAGTGCAATCCAACAGTTTTTGAGCAAGTGAAAATGTAAATACAAACCAAAATGTTATAATTGTaaatgtaattgtaatttgatattttttgcacgaagtaattgtaatgtaattgaaacatttAAGGAAGTAATGGTAATTGAGGTGAATTAATGTAATTAATCAAACTCTGCTGGGATCATTCAGATATCATACTTTTTGTATGGTTTTAGGCGTGATATAGACATGCATAAGAAAACTCATATGTTACAAAATTCTAAGAACATGGACGCTCGCTTTGAACTTAAAGCGACTTAAACTCTGCAGccagtttttcaaattttatgaacaTTGATTTTACCTTTTAATGAGTTCGGTAGCTATACCCCTCCGTTTGTTATCTGGTCTCACAGCTGTTAAAAAAAGCTCCATGTACTTTGTGGTGCCAAGCGTCGTTGTCAAGCTCGtcccaaaaaaatataatatcatctgaatataaaacacaattattgcattttgatgtaaaactaatttttatgataaaaacagttaggtttttgaagtacctttttatttaaaaaagattcggtATTTAAATCAAACCCTAACCCTGATAAACCTAATTGTTTTCAtaacaaatacttgttttacagcaaaatgctcttgtggcgatttttcatgcgcgaattttcctatgcggcgaaatttcctgcggcgaacTTTCCGGACACGTTCCAAAACTATTTTGATATCGTAAATAATTTGATGTTAAAAATTATTCTTGAATGATTATCTtcaaactaaaatataaaatggatattttacaacaaaatattaattatcaagGCAGATTGTACATGCTTACAGTATTTCCTAATTGAAAGAGAATGAATTAAAAACCATGTTTATATCACATGTACGCAGGCAAAACACACTCATCGTGCTACCTCGTGGTCTTGGCGGATCCTTATTGACTGTTTCTCATTAACATAAGGTAGTGAAGGTAGTTGAGATTCGTTTTTCCCCAATAAGTTGATGACGATTCCAACAAGGTCACCCGTTTCTTTGTGATATGCACCAATACTAACATTTTGCCACAGAGCATTCTGAATAGAACATGATGGTAAAACAAGAACctggtatttttgtttttcgtaaCTAATGAATGCAATCAAGCAATCGGGACAtgtgcaaaaaatatttcaactgcGATACATGCAAAACAGAATCTGGATTATACAACCGAACGAATTtctgaattgaaaatattgatcggatatttttattgaatatcgCCTCggctaaaataaaatataatccTTAAACCACGGGGCACTTTTTGGATCAATGAGGTGGGACAGCGTTAATATTGAACGTGGCAAATATATAAAGAATGATGAAAAGTGGTAAAACTAATTTCGCTATTGAAGAGCTAGAACCTTGGGAGGTCTAAGAGTCTAGAATATAGATTAATATTCTCTGTACTCTATCACGAGCAACCCAAGATAGGTACCCGTACCTTAACGTAGGGTGCAAACATGAGTCTTCCTTCATCCGGTGTCATCTGCAAATGGGTTGTCAATGGATCTCCGCCAACAAAATACTCGACCATAAAATCAGTGACCACTTTACAATCGGCGTCTTCCAACATACGATACTCATACTCCGCTTCACACATTATATTATtgaaaacttatatatatatatatatatgacgcaatccaaattatattcaaaatattgaaacctATATCTAAATTCACCTCAGGTCGCATTGACGGCTTTCCTCTGCTTATGAATAGATATGGAAATACTATTCTAGCCTAAACTAACTGACCCCAACTAATTTCTTTCGTGATGAGTGGTAACCTGGTATTTTAGCTTTACAGCTTTTATGCTCattaaaaacattgaatattCTGATAACTGCAATTTGTAGATTATATTCCTCGAGTTATTCTCTGATTAGATTTCTCTTAGTATCAATCAGCCTTCCAATACACAATCTTCCCCAACCGCACGATACATTGACCGTGACCTTGATCAATTTCTGTCATTGCACCATGTATCATCAGAAGAAGACAACTGTCAGTCAAGATTTATCAATACGACATGAAGAATGTGGTAAATTTACTATTTTCGTGTTAGTTGTAGgttttaaaaacatacaaaacaaaatgtaactGGGTTTCAGTAGTTCAATGAGGTATTTGTCGAGAAAAAAAAACGGTCGACAAACTGGTGCAAATCTTACGCAAGAACATCAGGCATCATATTTCATCCCATAATGCACGTTGAATAGATGCCACAGGTGAAATGCTCGTCCTATATGATTTTCACTTCAAGAAGAACTTTTACCAATCAATTTCTGCAAGTGCGCCATGTACTATGAGAAGAAGACGTCTAGATTTATCAATGTGACATGGAGAATGTGGTAGATTTACTATATTTTCTTGTTCTTTGTAGgttttaaaaatatgcaaaacaaaatgtaacTTCATTTCATAATGCATGTTGAATAGATGCCACAGGTGAAATGCGCGTCCTATAAGACATATACTTCAAGAAGAACCTCTACCAATCTGGCACCATttatctttatatatatattataaaagacGCGGCAAGTTCTCGCAAACAAAATTCCCGTGCTTGGTGATTTTTTCCTGTTAAATGGTATCTCTTGATATCTCCGTCATATCATAAAATAAACGAGTTCATTGCAATTGGAGCGCCATTGATATATTACGACTTTTGGTCAGTTGAACCCGTTTAAGCTCCTATCCATTCAAAATGTACTGTCATACCAGAGTATTAAGCTTTGATTGTTTGTGATCTTATAGGTCACAGAACCATTGGAcagatttgttgaatttttgacattttttaacGTGCTAATTATCGCAAAACTTTTCAACAAATTTAGTATGACCATCGTTATTTAGAAATTTTATATAACCTCATTAAAagggttaaattgaagacagcAATCCATCACGATCAACGCAGGTTCGTTTTCTCTCaacaataactttttcaattttttgaggcaAAAAGTAGGACACTTTATGACATTTATTGGGTTCATGGCGACGACATCCTGAAAACGAATCATATTACAGTCTAATTCAAAGCAAATAGGAAATATTTCTGTTGGTCTAGCTCGACAATTAAAAACATTCTGCTCATAGATAGAGTATCATGACCCTACTGCTGTCCGGGTAAAGAATGAAGCAAAATCACAGCATAACGACTGGTTAGGTTATGATTTTTGCAAACATATCACGGATTCTAGACGCAACAGCATTCTTTTCGTCACTGcttattttgtttgtattttgcagAGTTCATATTGCACCATTTAAAATGGACCTTTGAGCCATTTAAAGGTTCTTCGTGGTCTACGACCACTGAATAGTTTGAGTTTCATCCTTACATTTACAATTTATGCAAACTGTGTAGTGTATGACGTTAGTCGAACTATTTTGATGGCACTGGGGTAACGGAATCAGCGATTCACGCGCAAATAGTTCACCGAAACAGTACATAATAGTTAACAAGTACTTAACAAAATCATCGATTCTTCACGCATATACCAAAATCTCCAATATTTGAAGAACAGATCTTGACCTCTTGACAATGACGACCATATAAATGTTTGagttaaaaaaacattgagcgTTACTTTATATATATGTGGAATATACGTAGCATGGAATATACGTAACAACTACCGTATAGGTTTGATGGTTCAGATTTCTGACTTGATACGCAAATTTTTTCATGCTCTACGTAGCCGTTCACTATTTCGATTTGTACTATTGCATGTTTATATTGAAGACTTTCTTTTTGTATTAACTGTTTTACCTTCACTCTTTTTGCATTATACTCGTTCATTATAAAGATTCCTAAAATACTAGAAATGTATAGCATTACGTGAGTTATCAGAATTTACAAAAACATATTCATTTCATTGTAATTTAGAAATAGAAACATAGCGTCCTATGAACCTATACACACTCTACCGAATACTTCTTACATGAACCCACAACAGATGGCTTAATATAAGATCAATATACTAATAAATTGATGATATACTTATGctttaattaatatataaattaattttactaTACTCTTCAAATTTGTGACTGATTGAGAAtagatatttttaaacatgCTTTTATTCCGTTATTTTGACTGTTTCACCTTTTCGTTGATCATTGAAGTAACAAGTGaatgaataattgaaataaaagtgaTTTGTTCTTAATTTAATCGGAAATATAATGAAACGCTATATTCTAGTGTATAATTTAAAGTACGTTGTTAATTATTAGTTGCGTGCGGTTTTAATGaggttttttcaaattttccttaaCATAAAAACTTTACATATCAAACGTTTACTACTCTAATATCACTCATTATaagtattttttgaaattagatAAGGTTCAATATTCATATtcagatttaaattcaaaagGGATGTTCGTTCTCAAAATAAAGCTGTTTGATTAATAATACAAGAAGATGTTCACGTTCATGCATATGGTTAAATTTAGATCTTTCATCGTGCTTGCGCTTGTAAATTTAGCAATCGGTATGCATATGCGACCTCTATCGTCATTTGAATGGCTTCCTCCGCAGAGAGAATACGCGTTTTCATACAACGCATGGCAAAAAGGAAGTGCTAATCAAATTTACCGATGACGTATTTTGCTTGGAACTGCAACAGATGCTACATCGACCTACTCTTTGTGATCCATTGTGCAATAATTTGTCCACGTTTAAATTATATATCATGAAGTTCGTCGATGCAAAACGGAACACCCAAGTGACTCTGATGGTTTTCGTTGCTAAGCAGTTGTTCTGCAGATCATCAtcaatttattggacacgaattgTACATATGAATCGTTCTGTTATTGTGTTGTTGTTGTCCCTGTTCTCCATTttcttttcagaaaaaaatctCATTTCGCTTCAATTATTGGaaaaattgctttaaaattcgCAGTGGTGAAAGAATTTATTTctcactagaaggctattacttttacttaagACGTTCTGTGGCCActatgtgattcgtttttcacttccaaattttgtgtgatgacctctatagaattagtaaaaattatttgtagcaGTTCTGCCACCTCTTTGTAGCAGTTCTGCCACCTCTATCGTGCTACATGCCACGTGCTACGCGAAAGTCGGAAGTTTTTTTACCGTTCCCTACAGTAGACGAAGTGAGGTAAGGTACTCTATAAGGTAAGGTACACTATTGCTTCGCTTTGTCTTtcgtgtccatacatttgagcatcgctctctttaAAAATTCTGCTAGCGTATTCTGGTTCAAAATTGTTAACACATTGAGACGCAGTCCTGTACGGTAGGCTAATATGTACGGTACCTAAAAATCGATCAGTTCATATTGCATTTACGTGTGGTGAGTAaaacaaataatacaaaatgTATGATAATATCGTGGACACAACTTAACACGGTGGGAAAATCTTTCAACAGGCCGGAACTGGTAATTTGCAGTTTTGCATCAGCCAGGGTACCGAGTTTGACTAAAGTATAGTTTAATTACCAATTTAATCTATTTTCTTGGTTGCTGTCGTACTTTTTGACAAATACACTTTTAGTCACATGTTTACACGCCAGCTATGGGTGTTTGATAAAATGCATTCTTTCAACTATTTGTTACTTGTTTTCCGCCTATCTCTAGTAGAATATCCACCATGCTTGCATTGGTATATATCTACAATGAGTAAACTTTATTTGTTTCCATGATATTAGCATATCTTTAGTTATGCCGAATATGTGAATGATAAGCTTTATCCGCTCCAGGTTTAATTTTTGATAGGATTacactgtaaaatattatttaactAAACCGTATTTTCAAAAGTAGTGACTGGTCGTGAACAGTTCGATAAATAATTTACTAAGTAAGATTTATTGACATAAAAGCAAACATACCTGCTGATATCACCAGAGTGAGAGTGATAGCGAGAAAGACAAATCTTGCACTAAAATCGATGGCAATAACATTGGAACAAGATTAAATCTTGTAGTTTGTCAAATACCTATTTTGCGATGTTCGACAATAACAGACTTGATTGAAGCGGAGATCAGtcaaaatatgttcaaaataCTTGATTCAAAAAGGTAAAacagaagaaaaatatatatttaaaataactagGTTTGATGAAATTTCggtgaaaaaatgaaaacgaaaGAATCAGACTCCTTGTCTCACTTTTTTAGATAgactaaaaaacaaaaactttgtTTTAGATATTTGTATGCGCATCTAAAACCAATAAAATCAGATTTCACAAGTATCTGAAAATCCCTTTCAAATCTTTCGCTGTATTGctgtaaaatttaattttattagaaaCTGTCGTATGTGACGCGTATTATAAAAATCagtaatatttaattattttataattaaatgaaatagaaatttgttatttgaaatgtttgaatatatttaacaTCAAACAATTCTTTTTTCGCCATGATGCTTCATATCCTTCAATCATATATTTGCTGAACGTCATTAACGTAGTTAATGGATTTTCGTTCACAATTCACATAGTCATCGACTTTTAGTTTGTTGTGTATAAGTACGATCccttcaattttgaataataacggagtgaaaagttacatttctGTGTAAAATATGAGAACTTTGTATTGTGTTAGGTTATTTCGAATAACCAAGAAACTTGTTTGAAGGcttgaaaaaatttttaaacGCACAATTGTGTGATATTCATTAATTGAACTCATCATAAATATCAGTCAACCAAATTGGCCAATCAAGTCACATGCTATACAAGCGTGTTTTACCTGAAGTATTATTATACAGTTCATTATACAGAAAACGCGCGTATGATCTCCCACGTCAGTATAAACATACAATGATACAATTCATATAAAATGCTAGATATTTTCCGCTTCACACGCGATTGTGACACGTAATTTTCGATTGTACAAAGaacaaatgtttattttacatgtattcgataattttttcatttaaatgcGCTGACATAGTGACTTAAcaacttaatatatatatcttaaattacccttcaaaatattttattattatattctaGCACATACTAAAATCAAATGTCAAAAAAACCTGGAATTACATCTTTTTCATTAATCTAATTATTTCATCTAATCATTACGTAAGTTATGTTACGGATTAAATCAATTTGAGTCAAATATGGTATAAAATAGATTTTTCTTTCTACAACTAACTTTGGAAACAAAGAATACTAACTCATCAAAATCCTCATACAAAAATAATTACTATAGGCCAAAATTATATGCAAACTTTGACTTCAGTGATATGTTTTCTTAAACTCACCCTGCTTTAACGTATTTCATTTCGCGAATGAACAATTTTCGGCGTCATTTGGTTTAGGTTTTTCAAGAGGATGgataaaaattaacattttgtgAACATTCCAATTTGATATTtcagatcttttgtacaaagctcccgccaaaaGTACACCTCCGCCaacgctaaaaataagaaaagtgCTGTTATCATTCAGTTAGGTTTAGGGtaaggaatgcagattgcgctgaaaattcaaattttcaaatcattcctcaCCAAGACTCTACCTctaactagataattactaatttgttcaGCCTTTTTGCAGgcgggctttgtacaaaatatcctaTATTTCTGATTTATGAAAAGAAGGGAGCTGTCCAATTTTTAGTCATAACTCACTTTcaagcagaaaaaaattatacttgGATTAGAATCAATCGCTCACCGTTcgacaatatttatttaaaaaatctaGCATTTTTCTGACTGAcacgataaaatattttctttcgttTGAAATGTCCTCGGATACGCTACCCCTTATTATTAAAAAGTTATAAACGTTCAAAAATCTAAATCTTAGACTTTTCTTTCATTGCTGCGTTGAATGCAAGTATTCAAATACtttgtatttcaaaaaatgttgcgAGTAATTCTGGCCTCTTCCTTGTGGAAGGACACCACGCTTCAAAAAAATGGAAACATGGAATTAATATCGCCATGTAATAATTGTATTTACAAGTTGACTTTAAGTTTTCGATTGTGCATAGGAAGACCAGTACGTTggaaaatacgaaaaaaattaTGTCTTTTAAGATTATTCAATCGACTCGCAGTGATTATTcaacacatatatatatcatgtaacTTATATTTAAGACAGGAAGGAACTATGTTGCTACATATTCAAGTGACGCCACGCTTTAACTTCCACCAACCAAATTCAAGGCActattaaacaaatattttctcatAAGACATAGGCCTGGTTTATATACATTGATTCCACGCTCTGTAGTAAGATTCAAGGTTATCAAATAGGAGTGCTAAACCATAGCAAACGTTGGTTATACAGGTATTGAAAAGCTAGGGATGAATGGCGGtatttttattaacatttcGGCATAAATCCGATTATGGCTATAGGTTTGTGTTGATGATTATTTTATGTCAACCGGTGTTGCGATTCGCAAAGAATTTCCAGTCACTGTGCTAAAAAAGAGGCAAAGACGTATGTTATAGTTGATAGGCATTTAGGTGCTGTTATCATGAAAAGAAATTGATAGGGATCTCTCGTGTTCCAGGACTTGACCAAGCACTTTGTCAAATCACATTGCCAAGTATGGTCCGATTTTAGCGTGGTAAAACGAAGACTTCCGCTTGAAAATAGGTTAGGGTTGCAAAGTCTTACAGAACCATAAGCTACATCACAAATTGACATTCATTACACATTACATTACACGGTCAACTCAAAACGTTCACTAAAAACAGTAACAGTAACTGGTTGGAGAATAACTTACTGTTATGATATATATAACCCACATGAGTTTACTTGCtttgaatattaaaactaaGAGATGATTGTGCAAACCCTTGTTCAAGGCAATTATTACTTCCAAACGACCCGCTATATACACAATGAAATTCACCGATCATGTGAATTCATATGTAAAGTCCCAACTTTCACATAACACAGCATTTatcaaaaaagttttatttaaaacttgAAATCCGGAAGCAAAACTTTCATACTACAAAaatcaatataaattattattatctcTAACTGGATAAGGATTTGGAATTTAATACAATCTTGAATTAGGGACAGGCCTTTCTTTTCTCACCAAAATAAAAAGATTCCCTAGACTTTCACATTACAACTTATTCGTTGGGTATATTGCTTGTAATTGAACTGTATTATAATCAAGATATGATTTAGCTTCGAAAGTTCTGTAGATCATTCATCGATTTATTGATTGCTTCATACTTAAAAGATTTGTTGCAGCTTGCAGTATTCTTGATAGGAAATATCTTTTCCAGGTTCGCTTAGTCTTGATCTGAACATTGCATACGCAATGGTTTTGTGTAGTTGTTCAAACCATAtttgcaaatataaaaaaaaacaaaataactgaaaaatcAATAATCAACGCTACCACCATGTCCATTtcacaaacatatatatatatatatatatttatatatccatCGTAAGCTCATGTACGTCAAATTAGTGAAATTCACATTGTTATGGTTCACTCTCATATTGTTCGTTCATTTTCAAATGAGAGTTTGGTTTCTATCACAATCCTAAAGACCTTAGCGTCAGTTTGTTCTTATTTATTGATTTCGTGATCAATGTTTCATGGCTTCTATGCTTTCACTGAACATAGTGGAAATTAGTACAGACATTGCATGTTCTGACTGCTCTGATACCCTATTGCAAATAaaccaaaatatatattacatatcaTGCTTTAATTTGCGACACGAACgtcgaaattaaaaaaataaatgaaattcacAGATTTGCATTTTCATCAATAATTTACATTCGTGTAGATtaagattttttaatatttacacAATTTCAACTCAAGTAAATGTTCAACTATGCTAGTGTAATGGTAAAAGGCGAAAGTTATAGGTCAAATTCGGTATACTCTGAATACATTTTAATTAAGCAAAGAAGCAGAGAGAAGATCTCGAATTTAACAACAAGTATATTTTGAAAGTCTGATTCAACTTGTACAAAGTAAGCGCACACCTCATTATTTCCTCGGATATTTACACTTTTGATCTCATTTCCGAGATTTGGCTCATTACACTATGTCAGCTCACAATGTTGACATTGGTTTGAAAACTGAGAACGCTTACAGACATTTATCATGTTTATAGACATTACTCATGCTCGTCTGCGAATTGATTGGCATACTCCACCGTTTTACAATGTTATCTATATTTTCCAGTATAGACATGGCGTCAATGCAATCATAATAAGGAATAACTTATCAATTACGGTACCAATGACGAAATTACAGCGCTGCGTTGTTTTGATTCGTTTCGATTACTTGCAGCAGACAGATTTACTAAATCGGCAATGTAATTATGGGTGCAAAAAAATCGTGTAATATGTTTTAGAGTTTTTACAAACACCACCTTTTTTACTTAGTACGCAAATGAGTTTTCATACATTTAAGTGAGTGCGCGTCGTTTTACTGGGAGCAGTGTTACCACACTGCTCTGTTCTAACTAAAAATATTGGGAGAATATTGGTCGGTCGTTTGCGCGATTTTACACTCGAAACGCACACGCGTCTGGATATCTCTGGTACAGATATAACACATAAAAGTATCACGTGTTCTTTTACAAACATCATCTCAAATCcatttcaaataaacttttttagTAATGAGCTGGTCTACACAAAAATATGACGATATGGAAACGTTAGTCTACTACAGAAGTCAGTTCTCGTAATGatacttttttataaattcaaaagATCGGTGGAAATAATGCAAGGTATACCAAGTAACATGCAGCAAAAAAGCAACTTCGAACTGATCTGTTCCCATGGCAGGCTGTAAGTCATGTTGCGTTTGACTTACTGTATAATGCTTCCTTTCTTTTGAATTCTCGTCCCACATTGTTTTCAGACATTGAAGTCAGTCATTTATCAAACATATTATGCAGTGGAACTTACTTGCACAAAAATCATAACGGCACAATATTTGACTATCAGCATCGCAAAAAGGTTTTTTCCTGAATTAACCGACAATTTGTAGTTCTCCTGTAATATTTCAAGCGAACAACATAAAACACAGTTTGTGGACTATCCTGCTTGTTGTGAGACCATATAATTGAAATGTCAAAAAAGTACATTCTGTTTCATGATTATCTGATTATcacatgaaaaattaatttcatcaCAGTAAACTGGTTACCTGTAACTGATAAACCCACTGCCCCACGAATTaaattacataatatatatattcaatatttttatattaatggCTTCATCACCATGTTGCCTTTCTTTCAGAAATTTCAGAAgtactaaaaatataaaaacagatCAATATCAATGTTTTTGTTAAACAACCCgacaatttgaataaaaagatCTAATAACAAAGAGTTTGTAATTTTATAGGTGCACTCATTTCACATGAAGACTTCGCAATATTAGATTGGATTTTACGCTTTGATAATTTCTCTCTCtctatagatatatatatatactccaGTGTCTTTTTCCATATCATGCGCAAATTTTCCtgtatatataccggtatatagaaattcgaaacgtcggcaaattacattgTTTTGCTAACTCTTGCTTTGATTTATTTATCCTCGACACATAGGATTATTTAATCGGTTTACCACAACTTTGTCTGTAGAGgttagaaattgaaaattttagtatTCAACAATTAGTATTCAATATTCGCTTTCATAACACTTTCGCCCTGCCAAACTAATTTCGTATCGagtttcgaaataaaattgaagtatAAATATTACGAAAACGTTTTtatatgttaatattttatCTATAT encodes:
- the LOC120346239 gene encoding uncharacterized protein LOC120346239, translated to MLEDADCKVVTDFMVEYFVGGDPLTTHLQMTPDEGRLMFAPYVKNALWQNVSIGAYHKETGDLVGIVINLLGKNESQLPSLPYVNEKQSIRIRQDHEMILYFFGTSLTTTLGTTKYMELFLTAVRPDNKRRGIATELIKRTENIARQRGMKIITAICTSAYTLRATQNIGFEIKKQITYADYVDPVTGNKILENMEKPHVLLAMIYKKLN